The following proteins are encoded in a genomic region of Phycisphaerae bacterium:
- a CDS encoding alpha-ketoacid dehydrogenase subunit beta, whose protein sequence is MAQLTMAKALNLALREALQEDPMTLIMGQDVGQDEGVFRITEGLLKEFGADRVIDFPVAESAIVGLAVGLCFTGIKPICEMQFSGFGYHGFHQVENHVSRFRNRTRGRLTCPMVIRMPYGAGIRAIEHHSESREAIWAHLPGLKVVIPSGPRNARALLRAAIADPDPVMFYEPKACYRAFKEEVPDAAETMEIGKAKVVREGSDVTIISYGASMRPVIEAADELRDEHQLDAELIDLLSLVPLDTDTIMASVRKTGRCVVVHEAPRNCGPAAEIIARIVEDAIEFLEAPIERVTGYDLVMPFFNLERPYLPDSTKVVMAARKVVNY, encoded by the coding sequence ATGGCTCAATTGACGATGGCCAAGGCGCTGAACCTCGCATTGCGGGAGGCGCTCCAGGAAGATCCGATGACCCTCATCATGGGGCAGGATGTCGGACAGGACGAAGGCGTCTTTCGCATTACCGAAGGGTTGCTCAAGGAATTTGGTGCGGATCGCGTGATCGATTTCCCGGTCGCGGAGTCCGCCATCGTCGGGCTGGCCGTCGGCCTGTGTTTCACGGGCATCAAGCCGATCTGCGAGATGCAATTCTCCGGCTTCGGTTACCACGGATTTCATCAGGTTGAGAATCATGTGTCGCGCTTTCGCAACCGGACGCGCGGACGGCTGACATGTCCGATGGTGATTCGGATGCCGTATGGCGCGGGTATCCGAGCGATTGAGCATCACAGTGAAAGCCGCGAAGCGATCTGGGCTCATCTGCCGGGCCTGAAGGTCGTGATCCCGTCCGGCCCTCGAAATGCGCGAGCGCTGCTGCGGGCCGCAATTGCCGACCCTGATCCGGTCATGTTCTACGAACCGAAGGCGTGCTACCGAGCATTCAAAGAGGAAGTGCCGGACGCCGCCGAGACGATGGAAATCGGCAAGGCCAAGGTCGTCCGCGAAGGTAGCGACGTGACGATCATCTCGTACGGCGCCTCGATGCGGCCGGTGATTGAGGCGGCGGACGAATTGCGAGACGAACATCAGCTCGATGCCGAATTGATCGACCTTCTCAGCCTCGTGCCGCTCGACACTGACACGATCATGGCATCCGTCCGGAAGACGGGTCGCTGCGTCGTGGTTCATGAAGCGCCGCGCAATTGCGGGCCGGCGGCCGAGATCATCGCCCGAATCGTCGAGGATGCGATTGAATTCCTCGAAGCGCCGATCGAGCGGGTGACCGGCTATGATCTTGTCATGCCGTTCTTCAATCTGGAACGGCCGTATCTGCCGGATTCGACGAAGGTCGTGATGGCTGCACGAAAAGTCGTAAATTACTAG
- a CDS encoding 2-oxo acid dehydrogenase subunit E2, whose protein sequence is MGKEFKLPDLGEGIHEAQVVNVMIKEGDTVAADQMVMEVETDKAAVELPVPFAGVINKLNVKQGDTVKVGQVLLEVGGAGETSADKPAAKSAEAPAPKAASAPAAGVAKALMSQTVGGEGRSAPVHASTTAAPPAHAEGPIPAAPAVRKFARENGIDLRAVHGTGPAGRIVREDVERYMLAGPMGTGAPPAPARTAPTAQPVTPARGDAVPSVAAPSVGFEPLPDFSQWGPVRREKVAQIRKTIARQMQRAWTLPRVTHGDEADVTDLESFRKEHGSVMAEQGVKLTITAFMLKAVAGALRQYPSFNASYDDAAGEMIFKDYVHIGIAVDSPKGLMVPVLRDADRKGLMTISKEMKEIAEKARDFKLAIDDMRGGTFTVTNVGALGGTFATPMINYPEVAILGMGKLQEKPVVRDGQIVIRKMLPLFLSFDHRVIDGADAARFCRTIINFLENPLNLLLAS, encoded by the coding sequence ATGGGCAAAGAATTCAAACTCCCCGATCTTGGTGAAGGCATCCACGAGGCGCAGGTCGTCAACGTCATGATCAAAGAGGGCGACACCGTCGCCGCCGATCAGATGGTGATGGAGGTCGAAACGGACAAGGCCGCTGTCGAACTGCCCGTGCCATTCGCCGGCGTGATCAACAAGTTGAACGTCAAGCAAGGCGATACGGTCAAGGTCGGACAGGTGCTGCTCGAAGTGGGCGGCGCCGGCGAAACCTCAGCCGACAAACCGGCGGCCAAAAGCGCCGAAGCGCCTGCTCCCAAAGCCGCTTCCGCACCAGCCGCGGGCGTTGCAAAGGCGCTGATGTCGCAGACGGTCGGTGGTGAAGGGCGTTCGGCACCCGTTCATGCCTCGACCACGGCCGCTCCGCCCGCTCATGCGGAAGGACCGATTCCCGCGGCGCCTGCGGTTCGCAAATTCGCCCGTGAGAACGGGATCGACCTGCGGGCGGTGCACGGGACCGGACCGGCCGGCCGCATCGTTCGGGAAGACGTCGAGCGTTATATGCTGGCGGGGCCGATGGGCACAGGAGCTCCGCCCGCACCGGCGCGCACGGCGCCGACGGCTCAACCGGTGACACCGGCTCGCGGCGATGCAGTCCCGTCCGTTGCGGCACCGTCGGTTGGTTTTGAGCCACTTCCTGATTTCTCTCAGTGGGGACCGGTTCGACGCGAGAAGGTTGCCCAGATTCGCAAGACGATCGCCCGGCAGATGCAACGGGCGTGGACCCTGCCTCGCGTGACTCATGGCGATGAAGCCGACGTGACCGATCTTGAATCGTTCCGAAAGGAACATGGCAGCGTGATGGCAGAGCAGGGAGTGAAACTCACGATCACTGCGTTCATGCTCAAAGCGGTGGCCGGCGCGCTGCGGCAGTATCCGAGTTTCAACGCATCGTACGATGATGCGGCCGGCGAAATGATCTTCAAGGACTATGTCCACATCGGCATTGCCGTCGATTCGCCGAAGGGACTGATGGTTCCCGTCTTGCGGGACGCGGATCGCAAGGGCCTGATGACCATTTCGAAAGAGATGAAGGAGATCGCCGAGAAGGCGCGCGACTTCAAGCTGGCGATTGACGATATGCGCGGCGGAACATTCACCGTGACGAATGTCGGTGCCCTGGGCGGCACATTTGCCACGCCGATGATCAATTATCCCGAAGTCGCGATTCTGGGTATGGGCAAGTTGCAGGAGAAGCCGGTCGTTCGCGACGGGCAAATCGTCATTCGCAAAATGCTGCCTCTCTTTCTCTCGTTTGATCACCGGGTGATCGATGGAGCGGATGCGGCGCGGTTCTGCCGGACGATCATCAATTTTCTGGAGAATCCGCTGAACCTCCTGCTCGCGTCCTGA
- a CDS encoding class I SAM-dependent methyltransferase, protein MEAVVASGATHGVGFDVAGPGLIHKLKNIIDRLRTVGLRCTIDYLIQRISWVLYDRMLGIQTTGVVRLAALGLSGEARSDYAPISFACLRRILRRVYIRPGQDVFIDYGSGMGRAVIVAATYQFKRAIGVELSPDLAHVAEANLARARPRLRCSDVQFVVEDATRFVVPDDVTVAFFFNPFRDDILAAVIQRIVDSLDRSPRQLTIAFVHPSEDTEALLRTHSRFTLRQEYDDWYSAGSRGKVLILNSRETAAPSD, encoded by the coding sequence TTGGAGGCTGTCGTCGCTTCCGGTGCGACGCACGGTGTCGGTTTCGATGTGGCAGGGCCCGGGTTGATCCACAAGCTGAAGAACATCATCGATCGTCTGCGAACTGTCGGTCTGCGCTGTACCATTGATTATCTTATTCAGCGAATCTCCTGGGTTCTCTATGATCGCATGCTCGGAATCCAAACCACGGGTGTCGTTCGTCTGGCCGCGCTGGGACTGTCCGGTGAGGCCCGAAGCGATTACGCCCCCATCAGTTTCGCATGCCTGCGCCGCATCCTGCGTCGCGTCTACATCCGCCCGGGACAAGATGTCTTCATCGATTACGGATCAGGGATGGGACGGGCCGTCATTGTAGCCGCGACCTATCAGTTCAAACGTGCGATTGGCGTCGAACTGAGTCCGGATCTCGCTCACGTTGCCGAGGCGAATCTTGCTCGAGCCAGGCCGCGCCTGCGATGTTCAGACGTTCAATTTGTCGTCGAGGATGCCACCCGCTTTGTTGTGCCCGACGACGTGACTGTCGCCTTCTTCTTCAATCCGTTCCGCGACGACATTCTTGCGGCGGTCATCCAGCGGATCGTCGATTCGTTGGATCGTTCCCCGCGACAGTTGACGATCGCGTTCGTTCATCCGAGCGAAGACACTGAAGCGCTGCTGAGAACCCATTCGCGATTTACCCTGCGACAGGAATACGATGATTGGTACAGCGCCGGCAGTCGCGGCAAGGTATTGATCCTGAATTCCCGCGAAACGGCCGCACCCTCGGATTAG
- a CDS encoding ABC transporter substrate-binding protein, with the protein MTQPTIPIRVGHSPDPDDAFMFYALARDLIDTGPYRYTHEMADIETLNRRALAGELEVSAISIHSYPYVCDKYALLACGCSMGDGYGPMVITRSPMTLGDLRGRMIAVPGERTTAFLALNLCMGRGAFQHRVVMFDDIPDAVERGEVDAGLIIHEAQLTYERQGLHKVIDVAQWWGEQTGLPLPLGGNVVLRSLGDKAMRDVAKQLRAAIEYGLEHRKDAIAYALQFGRGLDTSLTDRFVEMYVNKWTVDYGERGRRAVRELLGRAFREGMVPDPGEIEFIE; encoded by the coding sequence ATGACACAGCCCACGATCCCAATTCGCGTCGGACACTCGCCCGACCCCGATGACGCCTTCATGTTCTACGCGCTGGCCCGCGATCTGATCGATACCGGCCCTTATCGATACACCCACGAAATGGCGGATATCGAAACTCTCAATCGTCGCGCGCTGGCCGGTGAATTGGAGGTCTCCGCGATCTCGATTCATTCTTATCCCTATGTCTGTGACAAGTATGCACTGCTTGCATGTGGCTGCAGCATGGGGGACGGCTACGGACCGATGGTGATCACCCGGTCACCGATGACGCTTGGCGATCTCCGCGGCAGGATGATCGCGGTCCCGGGCGAACGAACGACCGCCTTCCTCGCACTGAATTTATGTATGGGACGCGGCGCCTTCCAGCACCGCGTTGTGATGTTCGATGATATCCCCGATGCGGTCGAACGTGGTGAAGTGGATGCAGGGCTGATCATCCATGAGGCTCAACTCACCTACGAACGCCAGGGGCTGCACAAGGTCATTGATGTCGCCCAGTGGTGGGGCGAGCAGACCGGTTTGCCGCTGCCCCTCGGAGGAAATGTCGTACTGCGGAGCCTGGGTGACAAAGCCATGCGAGATGTGGCAAAGCAGCTACGCGCTGCGATCGAATACGGACTTGAACACCGGAAGGATGCCATCGCATATGCGCTGCAATTTGGCCGCGGTCTTGACACCAGTTTGACAGACCGGTTCGTGGAAATGTATGTCAACAAGTGGACGGTGGACTACGGCGAGCGAGGCCGGCGTGCCGTGCGGGAGTTGCTCGGGCGAGCCTTCCGCGAGGGAATGGTCCCCGATCCGGGTGAGATCGAATTTATCGAGTAG
- a CDS encoding HD-GYP domain-containing protein: MQVPQKTRTTQEVPPTDGAIASVGSDIVRVASLRVGMRLTKGLFEAATGVLLLAAGTQITPEFLKLLQEREIRYLSTSPEPARTKVVAPRASDEKIIDRLLNEINPADAQLPVRPLTPGQRPRISLAALEQRATRGVKTHDAAGRTLEQFCKTLKQNEIPKNDGLHKIVHEFMDMVSSDLDLMPTILSLQTSADEYLFKHSVNVSALSMNIATQLGMRREKTIEIGLAGLLADVGMLKVPESIRFAPRPLSNEEMAEIRRHPLYTVEYLEKIAGLPREVKYVGVQAHERLDKTGYPRSRGSGGIHAYAKIVAIADVYAAMTCPRPYREAMSPHDAIKRILFDCGAGKYDAVFVRALIDGLSVFPIGSHVELDDGRFARVLRANSGKHTRPVVRILSRDGRDNGEVVDLTTVETRIIRVVRELGTVLAPAEPSSGKSKRVGPSFKFNSK, translated from the coding sequence ATGCAAGTCCCGCAAAAGACCAGGACGACACAGGAAGTTCCACCGACTGACGGGGCAATCGCATCCGTCGGTTCGGATATTGTGCGCGTGGCGTCGCTGCGTGTCGGAATGCGGCTGACCAAAGGACTGTTTGAAGCGGCGACCGGGGTGTTGCTGCTGGCCGCCGGCACGCAAATCACCCCGGAGTTCCTCAAGCTGCTGCAGGAACGTGAGATCCGGTATCTCTCGACCAGTCCGGAACCGGCACGCACCAAAGTCGTCGCGCCGCGCGCCAGTGACGAGAAGATCATCGATCGACTTCTCAACGAGATCAATCCGGCGGACGCGCAACTGCCGGTCCGACCGCTGACGCCGGGGCAACGGCCGCGCATTTCGCTCGCGGCCCTGGAGCAACGGGCGACTCGGGGCGTAAAGACGCATGATGCAGCAGGACGCACGCTTGAGCAATTCTGCAAGACATTGAAGCAAAATGAAATTCCGAAGAACGACGGACTGCATAAGATCGTGCACGAGTTCATGGATATGGTCTCATCAGACCTCGATCTGATGCCGACCATCCTGAGCCTTCAGACCTCGGCGGATGAATATCTCTTCAAACACAGTGTCAATGTATCGGCATTGAGCATGAACATCGCGACGCAACTCGGGATGCGTCGCGAAAAGACGATCGAAATCGGCCTCGCGGGCCTGTTGGCCGACGTGGGCATGCTGAAGGTGCCGGAATCGATCCGATTTGCACCGCGCCCGCTTTCCAATGAAGAGATGGCGGAAATCCGACGGCATCCGCTTTACACGGTGGAATACCTTGAGAAGATTGCCGGACTGCCTCGCGAAGTGAAATACGTCGGCGTCCAGGCTCATGAACGGCTCGACAAGACCGGCTATCCGCGAAGTCGCGGAAGCGGCGGCATTCATGCCTATGCGAAGATCGTTGCCATCGCCGACGTGTACGCCGCAATGACCTGTCCCCGGCCCTATCGTGAGGCCATGTCGCCACACGATGCCATCAAGCGCATTCTGTTCGATTGCGGCGCGGGCAAATACGACGCCGTTTTCGTGCGGGCTCTGATCGACGGGCTCTCCGTTTTTCCGATCGGCAGCCATGTCGAGTTGGATGATGGCCGGTTCGCCCGCGTCCTTCGCGCCAACAGCGGGAAGCACACGCGCCCGGTCGTACGCATACTTTCCCGCGACGGCCGCGACAACGGGGAAGTGGTCGACCTGACGACGGTTGAGACCCGTATCATCCGCGTCGTCCGGGAGTTGGGCACGGTGCTCGCCCCCGCCGAACCCTCAAGCGGAAAATCGAAGCGAGTCGGGCCGTCGTTCAAATTCAATTCCAAGTAA
- a CDS encoding methylcrotonoyl-CoA carboxylase, which yields MDIIQSKLSTSDPTFKENAAHIAGLVGELRERIAQVKQGGGAEAVARHRGRGKLVARDRIDRLTDPDSPFLELTPLAAYGLYNDDAPSAGVVTGIGRIQSRECVIIANDATVKGGTYYPMTVKKHLRAQEIARENHLPCVYLVDSGGAFLPMQDEVFPDRDHFGRIFYNQAQMSAMGIPQIAVVLGSCTAGGAYVPAMSDETVIVRNQGTIFLGGPPLVKAATGEEVTAEELGGADVHCRTSGVADHYAMNDEDALAITRSIVSHLNTRPAAHIGMAPVEQPLYDPREVYGVIQKDIRKPYDVREIIARVVDGSRFHEFKALYGTTLVTGFAHIWGFPVGIVANNGVLFSESALKAAHFVEMCSVRRIPLIFLQNITGFMVGRKYEAGGIARDGAKMVAAVSNAAVPKFTVIIGGSYGAGNYGMCGRAYQPRFLWMWPNSRISVMGGEQAANVLLTVKKDQLAAKGVKAMSPIEEEEFKRPTLEKYEREGSAYYSTARLWDDGIIDPADTRMVLGLAISASLNAPWPDRKVGIFRM from the coding sequence ATGGACATCATCCAATCAAAACTCAGCACCAGTGATCCGACTTTCAAGGAGAACGCCGCACACATCGCGGGGCTCGTGGGGGAACTTCGAGAGCGGATCGCCCAGGTCAAACAGGGCGGCGGCGCGGAGGCCGTTGCGAGACACCGCGGGCGCGGCAAATTGGTGGCGCGAGATCGCATCGATCGCCTGACCGATCCGGACAGCCCGTTCCTTGAGTTGACGCCGCTGGCCGCGTATGGACTCTACAACGACGACGCACCGAGTGCCGGCGTGGTGACGGGCATCGGCCGAATTCAGAGCCGCGAGTGCGTCATTATCGCCAACGACGCGACGGTCAAGGGCGGCACGTATTACCCGATGACCGTGAAGAAGCATCTGAGGGCGCAGGAAATCGCCCGTGAGAATCATCTGCCATGCGTCTATCTTGTCGATTCGGGCGGCGCGTTTCTTCCGATGCAGGATGAGGTGTTTCCGGATCGAGATCATTTCGGTCGGATTTTTTACAACCAGGCACAAATGTCAGCGATGGGCATTCCGCAGATCGCCGTCGTGCTGGGTTCCTGCACGGCGGGTGGCGCGTATGTTCCCGCGATGAGTGACGAGACGGTCATTGTGCGAAACCAGGGGACGATTTTTCTCGGCGGACCGCCGCTCGTGAAAGCGGCGACCGGCGAGGAAGTCACGGCCGAGGAACTTGGCGGCGCGGACGTGCACTGCCGCACCAGCGGCGTGGCGGATCATTACGCGATGAACGATGAAGACGCCCTGGCCATCACTCGTAGCATCGTCAGCCATTTGAACACGCGGCCCGCGGCCCACATCGGGATGGCTCCCGTCGAGCAACCCCTTTATGACCCGCGAGAAGTGTACGGCGTGATCCAGAAAGACATCCGCAAGCCGTATGACGTGCGCGAGATCATTGCGCGCGTCGTCGACGGCAGCCGCTTCCACGAATTCAAGGCACTGTACGGGACGACTTTGGTGACAGGCTTCGCGCACATCTGGGGCTTTCCAGTGGGCATCGTGGCCAATAACGGCGTGCTCTTCAGCGAAAGCGCCCTCAAGGCTGCACACTTTGTTGAAATGTGCAGCGTTCGACGGATTCCACTCATATTCCTGCAGAACATCACCGGTTTCATGGTCGGCCGAAAATATGAGGCGGGCGGGATCGCTCGGGACGGCGCGAAGATGGTGGCAGCGGTTTCGAATGCAGCCGTGCCGAAATTCACAGTGATCATCGGCGGCTCGTATGGGGCTGGGAATTACGGCATGTGCGGCCGGGCCTATCAGCCCCGATTCCTCTGGATGTGGCCGAACTCACGGATCAGCGTGATGGGCGGCGAGCAGGCCGCCAATGTGCTGCTGACGGTGAAGAAGGACCAGCTTGCCGCCAAAGGCGTCAAGGCGATGTCACCGATCGAGGAGGAAGAATTCAAACGGCCGACGCTGGAGAAATATGAACGGGAAGGCAGCGCGTATTACAGCACGGCCCGGCTGTGGGATGACGGCATCATCGATCCGGCGGATACGCGCATGGTGCTTGGATTGGCGATCTCGGCAAGTCTCAACGCACCCTGGCCGGATAGAAAAGTTGGAATCTTCCGAATGTGA
- a CDS encoding DHH family phosphoesterase has protein sequence MIPIQGSDVPAPAFIEAMKLAKRPLIVAHVTPDADAIGSSLGLAAAMRECGIDATWGMPQHCVSKRLQFMLDLSPDMPREARWRPDGGYDAVVVLDTAAEKRINIEPAIDLDGDIAVFNIDHHITNTDFGRFNWVDPHATSTCELVSRLIPLMGWKLSARVASLLYAGIHGDTAGFSLPNTTADALFAAGELLRAGADVAHIGEQLCRSQARPDFELLRRVYDHTVVTEDGSIAYSHLTYADFVESGSRAEDIDDQVSIPLALRGVRMALLFTEGEKGVVRINLRGEGKTTVVELAQRFGGGGHAHAAGVRMKNKPIHEVIDTVLAAARENLAAQPAER, from the coding sequence ATGATTCCGATACAAGGCAGCGACGTTCCCGCACCGGCATTTATTGAAGCGATGAAACTGGCCAAAAGGCCGTTAATTGTCGCACACGTGACACCGGATGCGGATGCAATCGGCTCTTCGCTCGGACTCGCCGCGGCGATGCGTGAGTGCGGCATTGATGCAACCTGGGGGATGCCGCAACACTGCGTCTCGAAGCGACTCCAGTTCATGCTCGATCTGTCGCCCGACATGCCGCGAGAAGCACGCTGGCGCCCTGATGGCGGCTACGATGCGGTCGTCGTTCTCGACACGGCAGCCGAAAAACGAATTAACATTGAACCCGCGATTGACCTTGATGGGGATATCGCCGTGTTCAACATCGACCATCACATTACGAATACCGACTTCGGGCGCTTCAACTGGGTGGACCCGCACGCCACGAGCACCTGCGAGCTCGTGTCGCGTTTGATTCCCCTCATGGGATGGAAGCTTTCCGCGCGGGTGGCTTCGTTGCTCTACGCCGGGATTCACGGTGACACCGCCGGATTCAGCTTGCCCAATACCACGGCCGATGCGCTGTTCGCAGCAGGTGAGCTGCTTCGCGCCGGAGCCGATGTCGCGCACATCGGGGAGCAGCTTTGTCGATCGCAGGCTCGACCGGATTTTGAACTGCTGCGCCGCGTCTACGACCATACGGTGGTCACCGAAGACGGTTCCATCGCTTACAGCCATCTGACCTATGCGGATTTTGTCGAGTCCGGTTCACGCGCCGAAGACATCGACGATCAGGTGTCCATCCCCTTGGCTTTGCGCGGCGTTCGCATGGCACTGCTTTTCACCGAAGGTGAGAAGGGAGTTGTCAGGATTAACCTTCGCGGAGAGGGGAAAACCACCGTCGTTGAACTTGCCCAGCGATTCGGCGGCGGCGGGCACGCGCATGCCGCCGGGGTGAGAATGAAGAACAAGCCTATTCATGAAGTCATTGACACGGTGCTTGCGGCAGCTCGCGAAAATCTGGCCGCGCAGCCGGCAGAACGCTGA
- a CDS encoding polyprenol monophosphomannose synthase: MPGRMVANDRQLSPVSIVVPTFREVKNIPILVEAVFAVLNDAGRPGEMIIVDDSSNDGSFEAVQSLSERFPVRIIVRENERGLSSAVVRGFEEARYDLLLCMDADLSHPPAAIPEIILRIESGSADFCIGSRYVQGGRTREDWGFLRKINSLGATSLARPLTTARDPMAGFFCLSRETFERARKAGINAIGYKIGLELMIKAGCQNVAEVPIEFADRLHGESKLTFRQQLLYLKHLWSLYVFRWGVVPYLLVCLLVGGLLATLYFLAR, encoded by the coding sequence ATGCCCGGTCGCATGGTAGCGAATGACCGCCAACTTTCGCCCGTTTCGATCGTTGTTCCCACCTTTCGCGAGGTGAAGAACATCCCCATTCTGGTGGAGGCGGTGTTTGCGGTGCTCAACGACGCCGGCCGGCCCGGCGAGATGATCATCGTTGACGATTCCAGCAACGACGGTTCGTTCGAGGCCGTTCAATCGCTGAGCGAACGCTTTCCCGTTCGGATCATCGTGCGCGAGAATGAGCGGGGGCTCTCTTCGGCGGTCGTTCGTGGATTCGAAGAGGCCCGATACGATCTGTTGCTTTGCATGGACGCGGATCTCTCGCATCCGCCTGCTGCCATTCCGGAAATTATCCTTCGGATAGAGAGCGGCTCCGCCGACTTCTGCATTGGTTCCCGATATGTCCAGGGCGGTCGCACCCGCGAGGATTGGGGGTTTCTCCGGAAGATCAATTCGCTCGGTGCCACGTCATTGGCACGACCCCTGACCACGGCCCGGGACCCGATGGCAGGTTTCTTCTGTTTAAGCCGCGAGACGTTCGAACGCGCGCGAAAGGCCGGCATCAATGCGATCGGATACAAGATCGGCCTGGAGCTCATGATCAAGGCCGGCTGTCAGAATGTGGCTGAGGTTCCGATTGAATTTGCCGACAGACTGCACGGCGAGAGCAAACTGACTTTCCGGCAACAGTTGCTCTATCTGAAACATCTCTGGTCGTTGTACGTCTTCCGGTGGGGCGTCGTGCCTTACTTGCTTGTGTGCCTCTTGGTCGGGGGATTGCTCGCGACTCTGTACTTCCTGGCGCGCTAA
- a CDS encoding DMT family transporter, translated as MSNDHIGQLNALAAAMTWAVAMVFFKKTEGRVHPLAMNLFKNVLGVILVGLSLPLLGESWTDLANHPREEIFILIVSGFLGIALADTVFFYSLNLIGVSLFAIVDCTYSPIVLLVSWLMIGESLALPHYVGGLLIVSAVFISTRHPPPMGRTPRQIVIGVVSGVGAIALMAVGIVVAKPVLTAAGFPLLWAVAIRMSAGAGCLALMILASPDRRRLLGVFRPTDVWKYLVPGSFLGAYLSMVFWVAGFKYTGAAVAAVLNQTSMVFAIILAAIFLNERMTKRKLASVVLAAIGVLIITFAPVAG; from the coding sequence TTGTCGAACGATCACATCGGACAGTTGAACGCTCTTGCCGCCGCAATGACGTGGGCCGTGGCGATGGTATTCTTCAAGAAGACCGAAGGCCGCGTTCACCCTCTGGCGATGAATCTGTTCAAAAACGTGCTCGGCGTGATTCTCGTGGGCCTTTCCCTGCCGCTCCTTGGGGAGTCATGGACTGATCTGGCCAACCATCCCCGGGAAGAAATCTTTATCCTGATCGTGAGCGGCTTTCTCGGCATTGCACTGGCGGACACCGTGTTTTTCTACAGTCTGAATCTGATCGGCGTGAGTCTATTCGCGATTGTCGATTGCACCTACAGCCCGATTGTGCTGCTGGTCTCCTGGTTGATGATCGGTGAATCGCTCGCGCTGCCACATTATGTCGGCGGCCTGCTGATCGTCAGTGCCGTGTTCATCTCCACGCGGCATCCGCCACCCATGGGCCGAACGCCTCGACAGATCGTGATCGGAGTCGTTTCCGGAGTCGGCGCGATCGCGCTGATGGCCGTCGGCATTGTCGTGGCGAAGCCGGTACTGACGGCTGCCGGATTCCCGCTGCTATGGGCGGTTGCGATTCGCATGTCGGCGGGTGCAGGCTGTCTTGCATTGATGATTCTGGCGTCGCCGGACCGTCGACGATTGCTGGGCGTATTTCGCCCCACCGATGTCTGGAAATACCTTGTGCCCGGCTCCTTTCTTGGCGCTTACTTATCGATGGTATTCTGGGTCGCCGGCTTCAAGTACACCGGCGCTGCTGTTGCGGCCGTACTGAACCAGACCTCGATGGTCTTCGCGATCATTCTGGCTGCGATTTTTCTGAACGAGCGAATGACGAAACGAAAGCTTGCCTCCGTCGTTCTTGCCGCGATCGGAGTTTTGATCATTACGTTCGCGCCCGTCGCCGGATAA